A genomic window from Glycine max cultivar Williams 82 chromosome 17, Glycine_max_v4.0, whole genome shotgun sequence includes:
- the LOC100778600 gene encoding protein CHUP1, chloroplastic — MKEENPSENRSKASKFSDQNQAPKPQNTKGANLNNNNKTRLWGAHIVKGFSADKKTKSFASKKLTSSTTTTAISENVVTNQNNSNKPFVPSSHSRVKRSLIGDLSCSINPAQVHPHAFPTHRRQSSTDLFTELDHMRGLLQESKERESKLHAELSECRKKMTEVDEVVKRVGLLEQEKATLTEQLGAALSCEEVKGEEEQHKEVKVQNLELEVVELRRLNKELQMQKRNLSCRLSSLEAQLACPNKSSESDVVAKIKAEASLLRLTNEDLCKQVEGLQISRLNEVEELAYLRWVNSCLRNELKNTCSALDSDKPSSPHSVVSSSDDCVSSFSDQTNRYSNCGSANRFNMVKKPKKWPITSDDLSQVECQGSLIEKNRIESDVGGSPRRRHSISGSNYSEEEVSLSKRRQSDCFVCSKEMEKESVALSVQQSGLEIVQRPQYFSNCQEANKLLVSSDVEKRALRIPNPPPRPSCSISIKTKQETSAQVPLPPPPPPPPPPMNFASRSNMASVKRAPQVVELYHSLMKRDSRKDSSNGGLSDAPDVSDVRSSMIGEIENRSSHLLAIKADIETQGEFVNSLIREVNDAVYQNIEDVVAFVKWLDDELCFLVDERAVLKHFDWPEKKADTLREAAFGYQDLKKLESEVSSYKDDPRLPGDIALKKMVALSEKMERTVYNLLRTRDSLMRHSKEFKIPIEWMLDNGIIGKIKLSSVKLAKKYMKRVAMELQVKSALEKDPAMDYMLLQGVRFAFRIHQFAGGFDAETMHAFEELRNLASLLNKT; from the exons ATGAAGGAAGAAAACCCATCAGAGAACAGGTCCAAAGCTTCAAAATTTTCAGACCAAAACCAAGCCCCAAAGCCTCAAAACACCAAAGGAGCcaacctcaacaacaacaacaaaacaaggtTGTGGGGTGCTCACATTGTGAAAGGCTTCTCCGCTGACAAAAAAACCAAGTCATTTGCCAGCAAAAAACTAACatcttcaacaacaacaacagcaatatCCGAGAATGTTGTTACAAACCAGAACAACAGCAATAAACCTTTTGTGCCTTCTTCTCATTCTCGAGTGAAAAGGTCCCTCATAGGTGACTTATCATGTTCAATAAACCCTGCTCAGGTTCATCCACACGCTTTCCCAACTCATAGAAGACAATCTTCAACCGATTTGTTCACTGAGTTGGATCACATGAGAGGATTGCTGCAAGAGTCAAAGGAGAGGGAAAGCAAGTTGCATGCTGAACTTTCCGAGTGCAGGAAGAAAATGACTGAGGTGGATGAGGTTGTGAAGAGGGTTGGTTTGTTGGAGCAAGAGAAGGCCACTCTCACCGAGCAATTGGGTgctgcattgagttgtgaggaAGTGAAAGGGGAAGAAGAGCAGCACAAGGAGGTGAAGGTGCAGAATCTTGAGCTGGAGGTTGTGGAGCTGAGGAGGTTGAACAAGGAGCTGCAGATGCAGAAGAGGAACCTCTCTTGCAGGCTCTCTTCTCTTGAGGCTCAGCTGGCTTGTCCTAACAAATCTTCTGAG AGTGACGTTGTTGCCAAAATTAAAGCCGAGGCATCATTGCTGAGGCTCACGAATGAAGACCTGTGCAAACAAGTAGAAGGTTTGCAGATAAGCAGATTGAATGAGGTTGAGGAGCTTGCCTACTTGAGGTGGGTGAATTCATGTTTAAGAAACGAGTTGAAGAACACATGCTCAGCGTTGGATTCGGATAAGCCATCTAGTCCTCATTCAGTTGTGAGCAGTAGTGATGATTGTGTTAGTTCTTTCTCTGATCAAACCAATAGGTATTCAAATTGTGGAAGTGCAAATAGGTTCAATATGGTGAAGAAGCCAAAAAAGTGGCCTATAACTAGTGATGATTTATCACAAGTAGAGTGCCAAGGTAGTCTCATTGAGAAGAATAGGATTGAATCAGATGTAGGGGGAAGCCCTAGAAGAAGACACTCTATCAGTGGATCAAACTACTCAGAGGAAGAGGTTTCTTTGAGTAAGAGAAGACAGTCAgattgttttgtgtgttcaaaaGAAATGGAAAAGGAATCAGTGGCATTGTCTGTTCAACAATCTGGTTTGGAGATTGTCCAAAGACCACAATATTTTAGCAATTGCCAAGAAGCTAACAAGCTTTTGGTTTCTTCAGATGTCGAGAAAAGAGCCCTACGCATTCCTAATCCACCTCCAAGGCCTTCATGTTCTATATCTATCAAGACAAAACAAGAAACTTCAGCTCAAGTTCCACTGCCTCCACCTCCACCTCCTCCCCCACCTCCTATGAATTTTGCATCAAGAAGTAACATGGCATCGGTGAAACGAGCGCCACAAGTGGTGGAATTGTACCATTCACTTATGAAGAGAGACTCAAGAAAGGATTCTTCAAATGGAGGACTCTCTGATGCACCAGATGTTTCTGATGTTCGTAGCAGCATGATTGGAGAAATTGAGAACCGTTCATCGCATTTGCTTGCT ATAAAGGCAGATATTGAAACTCAGGGAGAATTCGTGAATTCATTGATAAGAGAGGTGAACGATGCAGTTTATCAGAACATAGAAGATGTAGTGGCATTTGTGAAGTGGCTGGATGATGAACTTTGCTTCCTT GTGGATGAGAGGGCTGTCCTTAAGCATTTTGATTGGCCAGAAAAGAAAGCTGACACATTAAGAGAAGCAGCATTTGGCTATCaagatttgaaaaaattagAATCTGAAGTTTCCTCTTACAAGGATGATCCCAGGCTACCTGGTGACATTGCTCTAAAGAAAATGGTTGCATTGTCAGAAAA GATGGAGCGTACAGTTTATAACCTTCTTCGCACAAGAGATTCATTAATGCGTCATAGCAAGGAGTTTAAAATTCCAATAGAATGGATGCTTGACAATGGAATTATTGGCAAG ATAAAGCTAAGCTCGGTTAAATTGGCTAAAAAGTATATGAAAAGGGTAGCTATGGAACTTCAAGTAAAGTCAGCATTAGAAAAAGATCCTGCAATGGATTACATGCTTCTCCAAGGAGTGAGATTTGCTTTTAGAATCCATCAG TTTGCAGGAGGGTTTGATGCAGAAACAATGCATGCATTCGAGGAGCTTCGCAATCTGGCCTCTCTTCTTAACAAAACATGA
- the LOC100778066 gene encoding uncharacterized protein has product MKTISGHCVSVKDISVSKAAKILTKFVSADNGASHVINAYLHRASASFNELKQLHKELGSSHSHKKHKRHRTENGNGSGKVVENSVQSVDINKELSIGHVKSDLFKRQQTGSGNADQDDENFSQELDGFIGYQTENVDGGEMHKKKKKKKQEVESLHDIDSTVKFGVREADGKLPNGSQNEVESAREQGNEGDIKTGMEEGRKQKSGKKPKVTTSSFSSYKGEAENGKDLEQRKEMEKTLCNSLEGENGVLGSSQYLQIKKKKKYKKGSETKLYAEEVKLEQSKNRRSDDAEGRPEDPTGDLSKKKRKKTHNGDI; this is encoded by the coding sequence ATGAAGACAATCTCTGGACATTGTGTTTCGGTAAAAGACATATCAGTTTCAAAAGCAGCTAAAATTCTCACAAAGTTTGTCTCTGCTGACAATGGTGCTTCTCATGTCATCAATGCATATCTCCACCGAGCTTCTGCATCTTTCAATGAGCTCAAGCAGCTCCACAAGGAGCTTGGGTCATCTCACTCTCATAAGAAACACAAAAGGCACAGAACAGAGAATGGCAATGGCAGTGGGAAGGTAGTGGAAAATTCTGTTCAGAGTGTTGATATTAACAAGGAGCTCAGCATTGGGCATGTGAAATCTGATCTGTTCAAAAGGCAACAAACTGGCAGTGGGAATGCTGATCAAGATGATGAAAATTTTAGTCAAGAACTTGATGGTTTTATTGGGTATCAAACTGAAAATGTGGATGGGGGTGAGAtgcataagaagaagaaaaagaagaagcaggAAGTTGAGTCCTTGCACGACATAGATAGCACCGTTAAATTTGGAGTGAGGGAAGCTGATGGAAAGCTACCTAATGGATCCCAAAATGAAGTTGAGTCAGCCAGAGAACAGGGAAATGAAGGCGACATCAAGACGGGGATGGAAGAGGGAAGGAAACAGAAAAGTGGAAAGAAGCCCAAAGTAACTACTAGTAGTTTTTCCAGTTATAAGGGTGAGGCTGAGAATGGAAAAGATCTAGAACAACGAAAAGAGATGGAAAAAACATTATGCAACAGCTTGGAGGGTGAAAATGGAGTGCTTGGTAGTTCCCAGTATTTACaaatcaagaagaaaaagaaatacaagAAAGGAAGCGAGACTAAATTATATGCTGAAGAGGTAAAGTTGGAGCAAAGTAAGAATAGGAGAAGTGATGATGCAGAAGGGAGACCAGAAGATCCAACTGGGGATTTgtccaagaagaaaaggaaaaagacacACAACGGTGATATTTAA